The Saccharolobus shibatae B12 genomic interval TGGTAGCGGAAAAACATTGATAGAGCTATCCGTTGCTCACTATTTGAGTAGTAAGGTTAGTAATAATATAATTGTACTAGAACCCACTCGTTTACTCTGTGACCAGATGTATCATAGGTTCTGGAAGAGGGTCTTTGGAAACGACGTTGGAGTAGAGTATGAGGGAAATTGCGAGTCCTTTGAACAAGGCAGGAAAATAGTAGTATCGACACCTTTTACAACAGCCAAGTGCCTAGATAGGGCAGACGCAATAATAATTGATGAGGTGCATCACGCCTTTGGGGATGCAAGATATGAGGAGACGTTGGTGAATTTAGAGCCCAGGTTTTTGATAGGCTTTACTGCGTTACTACCCTCTTATAAAAAGTATCTGATAGACTCACGTTTAGTTAAGTCATTAGGTCAGCCAGAGTATTTGGCTTATGACTTCAAGAGCCTCTCCAAGATAGATCCGTCCTTTAAACTCCCTAAGGCAATAGCTGATATTTTCGATTCAGAGTTTAACAACTTAGAGGATTCACTCTACGAAGCCTTCTTCAAGGGATTAATAAAAGGAAACAAGGAAACGGTTAAGTTTCTAGAACTCACATTTTATACTTATGGAAAAGAAGCTTTCTGTGAAAGTTATAGAAGACTAATTGGGAAAGTTGAGGAAAGTCCTTACATTGATTCCATTTGTGACTCAAAGGATTTAAGTCATAAGGCTAGGGCATTAAGAAGCGTCTTAAATATTTATAGAGTTGAGGAATTTAAACCAGTGCTAATATTTACCTCCAGGAAGTCAACAGCGTATGAATTCGAAAGGGCTATCTCCGATCTGGGGAAGGTAAAAGTAATAACCGGAGACTCATCTAGGTATGAAAGGTTGAAAGTCGTACAAAACCTTAGGAGAGGGGAAATTGACGTTCTAATATCAACAATTGTGGGAGAAGAGGGCATTGACATACCTGAGGCTAAACTACTAATAATGACAGACGTCCCTCAGAGTGCATTAAGGTTCTATCAAAGATTGGGAAGACTAATAAGAGGAAAGGAGAAAGACGAAGGAGAATCGTCTATAAAATATTTAGTTGTAACGTTAACCCCAAAGACCTCAGAATACGATAACTTAGACGACGCGTTAAGAAACCTTTACTTGGAAGGGGTAGACGTTAGTTATCTTATTGAAAAGAGGGAGGATAAGGGACCAGTTGCTAGGGTAGTAGACATTATTAGCAAAAGCGGTGGGCAAGTCTTAATTAATCAGATAGACGACACTAAAAAGAGGAGTTCCCTATCATTGCTCTCATTGCTTGAATCAAATGAAGGTAAGTCGCACATTGACGAATACGTTGATAGGACATTGAGAGATGGAAAAGCGCTGTACTACTACGACGATGAGATTATGGGAAAGATAGTTAGTCAAGTGCTATTGGGTAGTTATTGTAATATAGGTTTTGGGGAGACTTACATGAAGTTATGTAATAGTGAGTATAAGAAAATTGGAGAGATTTTATTGAGGAAAAAAGGGAGTATAAAATTGGACAAGAAAAGTTCACTTAGGCCTTTCATGAAGTTATTCCTCTCAAGTAATTTAAGCGAGATAATGAAAGAGTTAAGCGAAAAGAAAAGCGAGTATGAGAAGGAATTGGAGGGAAGAGAGTTCAGCGTTGAGGTTCATGTGAGCAAGATTGGAAATGGCCTTTTAGCTCAAATCTTGATCTCTGCTACCGTTGATTCGGTTACTGTGAATCCTAAAATCCAAATAAATTATTATGACCTCAAAGATGAGAAGTTAGTCAAATTAAATTCTCTCATTATAGCCTATAGCAGTCTAATCAATTTCTATAAACTAACTTTTACTGGTAATGGTAAGGTAAACTCCAAATAGGGTTATCACGGAACCAATTATCTGAGATAACGTTGGGATTACGCCCAATACAGCGAAACTAGTAACGTAAGCCATTACTGGTACTAGTAAAGACCCAGTACTTGCGTAAACAGTCCCCAATTCCTTGACTCCATTAAACCAGAAGTAAAATCCTAAAATTTGGGCTATGATAGCTAAAAGTAAAAGTAAGGATAGTGTAATTAGGCTAAATTTGAAATAGTAGTCGATCGGAGTAAAAGCTAGGACTATGGGAACTGAAGTTAGGGCCATAAATGCGTTAAGTTTAGCTATGTTTTCCTTAGCTAAATTTCTGGAGTAATAAATAGTACCTACAGCCCATAATATCCCAGCCAACAGTCCGAAAACTAACCCAATATTAAATGATAGAGTTGCTGACGATATCACTCCAATTACTCCTAAAACTACTCCGATAATCCCTTTAGGTGTGATCTTATAACCCAGTAACCTTTCAATTATCAGAACAAAAATCGGTTGTGTATATATCATTACCGCTACCAAACCTGGATTTGGAGATAATCCAATTCCAAGGTTTATGAGAATTAAGAAGAACGCGAAGTTAAGCAAACCATTTACGAATTGCTTCTTACCCACTGATAATCCCTTCCCTACAACAAGAAAGAAAATTGCAGCTATCCCAACTCTAAATGCGCTAATGATCATGGGCGATGCTGAGTAGGCAATTATTTTAGTTAAGGGGAAGGCAAAACCCCAAAATAATGACAACGGAATTATCCATCTAAGGAATGAGATTGTAGTTCTCTGCATGCAGTTAAACAGAAAATAGTTAAAGATTAAAAACTTAAGCTCGGTTTTATTTATAACTTTCAATATTAAAAAGATAGGTTATTATCAAAAAATAGGAATTTAACTCGTTTATAAAATTAGTGGCGTTTAGTAAGAAATCTTCCAGTAAAATACGAAGCATAGTACTAGCTAAGATTGCCAAGCGAGTCCTTCCAACTTATATAGTACAATCAATTGTAAATGGTTTTTATTATAAACGAAGGACGATTAAGTCTCCTTTGTAAATTATAATTTGTGAATAATGTAGATATAAGAACGTTAACGTTAGTAAACATGTATCTCTGCTAACCAGTCGTTTTTATTCAGTTAAATTCATAACAATCTTTGAAATAAAGTGAATTCATAATGGATCTATTTTTCGCTTTTAAGACGATTTTGCAAATTCCCATTTACACTGTTACTCTAATGATGAGATCTCTTCATCAATAATTCATAACTTAATAATGGCAATATCTCCAAAATTGTTATTAGCTCAAGATTTTAGTTTCCTAATCTATAAATGATCAATAGATCTTGTTAGAGTTTTTCTTCATTAATTTCATATGTTACTCGTACTTAATCTTCTCTATCTCTTTAGCAATTTCAATTAGCCTATCAGGTCCTATACTGTCCTCAGATTTTAGGGGTTCTTCCAAAATTCCCACCAACCCAGCCCTTGGGATTCCTAAATCCTTTATTCTTTCTATTGCCCTCTTTGCCTCGTTTTGTGTGAACCTATTCTTGACCTCATATGCTATGAAGGGTTTTCCTTTTTTTAATAAGACTACATCTATATCTCCTTGAGGAGTATATGCTAGCTCAGCGTTATAGTACTCAGCAAGCATTTCTCCGATAGAGAACTGTATCTCCTTAGAGATAGGGTATGTTAAGTCTACTTCTGACTTCGCTCCTTCAGACACCTTGTATTTAGCCTCTGCATAAAAAGTTACACTCATTATCGGAGAGTCTAAATCGTAATACCACTCGTTACCTTTTCCTCCCTTATAGATTTTAATTTTCTTTATAAGCCCCATTTTAAATAGGGTGTCTAGATAAGAAGAGGCTTTCGATGGATTGATGTCCATTCTTGACTGGAGTTTTGCGGAAATCATTGATGAGTTCCACATTCCTTCCGCTACCTCTAATAATATAGCCTCGTATATCTGTGTTAATTTCCTATCCTCCTCTTGAAAGATCTCCCCTATTAAACCCTTGGTTATGTAATAAAATGAAAGGGAATTCTTTTTTATATCCTCCCAATCATTGGCATGTTCAATAATCCAAGGATCCCTAAAAAGTAAAGCCTTATATGGATCTTTGACGCTTGCTAATGCGTCACTGTATCTAATTATCCCCATTTTGTAAGGCACTACTTGACCTAAAAAGGGACTATTACTCCCTATAACCTTATTAATTACTCCTAAGGAACTTGCTAGAAGAATTAAAGTTCCCTTAGGATAAACAGTAGAAAGTAGGTCTAAGTACTTTTCTGGTAGCCTCTGAAATTCATCAAGTATAACTATCTTCCCTTCTTTAAGTGACCATAGTATTTTATCGACTCCTTCATTTAATGAGAGTTCATTATTTTCGTGAATTATAGATAAGGTTCTGGAAATTAGATAATACTCATCGAAATTAAGGCATTTCTTGGCTAGGTATGTCTTCCCTACCTTTCTCCTACCGTAAATTAACCTCCAACCCTTCAAGTTTCTTATCTCGTTGCATTCTCTTCTTCTTATATCAAACATATATTCATGAATATATATTCATGAATATAAAAAATTAAAGTGAGTAACTCCCTTCTAGTTAGTGTTTACCCGTGGCGTAATTTATCCTTACTTTTAATCACTTTTAATTCCGCCACGAGCACCCCTCTTAAGGGATCATAAACTTTCACCCTTAAATCATTGGGGCTAGTCGAGGGAAACACCACCCTCCCATCCACCTTTCTCATTAGATTAATAGGTGCAATTGAATCTCTCTCCAATAAAACACTCCCACTATCTAAATACCTACCAGTAACCTTGACGACCTTTTCCACTACTTGCTTACTTTTTTTTTAACTTTTCACCGTTAAAAGGGTAAAAGGATGAGGTATAAGCCTCAGAGATCTCCTCAACGTCAATGGGTTATGCTTTAAGCATCTCCACGAACTTAACAACACTCCAATGGTGAATCCTATGCCTTAGCTTACTACTTTTATCATTCTCCATCTTCTCCTTAGCTTTCGCAGAAAACTTACCAACAACAACCTTAGCGTTGATACTCTTAGCCAGGTCAACAACACTCTTTACCGTCTTCCTCAGTATATCTAGCTTCCTCCCCCTTTCTCTTAACCTCCCCAACTTCTTCTTTATCAGTTCATCTTTGGTGGATTTACCCCTTCTGATTTCCTCCCCGCCCTGGACGGTAGACCCAAAATCATTTTACAAAAATAATTCCGGTAAGGTACTATTAATTTTATAGAAAATAAATGGAATTTATAACTATATTAGGAGTTCAACAAATTGAAGAAAAGCTTAAGGTGAGGAAGACGGTATTATCACGAGGTGAACCAAGGTGATAACACCTTGTCTTCCCCACCAAAATAACATTCAACAAATAGGATATAAATTACTTTCCATGTTAGACTTCCAAGGAAAAAAGGCAGAGAACGTAGAAAAAACGCTAGTCTCCGCGTGTTTATGGAACGACTCCATAGAAAACAAGTCAAGCGCATACAACGTATCACCACAAACCGTGAGGAATTACGCGGAGGAGCAAGGTGTGGAAGTAGTTGAGAAACTCTTGGAACAAGTGAGGAAAATATCCTTGGATACGCTGAAGGGAGAAAAGGAAATAGACATTTCAATAGACTGGACCACCAAAACTTGGTACGGGAAACCGGTGGAAGGACTCGGAAGCTCGGAAAAGGGAAACTCGTGGAACTACGCAACAGCAACGACTAAACATGATGGGAAAGTACTCCTACTGGCTTTCGTCACACATGTGAACGGGATGACCAAGGATGATATCGTGAAGATCCTCGTGGAGCAAGTTGTTGCAATGGGATTCAAGATAAGGTTAATAGCTCTTGATGCGGGTTTCTACACAGTTGATGTGCTTAACTTCATTTCGCAGTTCAATTATATAATTGGTGTCCCCGTTGGGGACGTGAAGGTCTATGAGGAGTTTGATGGGGAGTACATGACAAATAGTAAGAGGCATAGGAGGGATGAACAGGTTAAGTTCAGGCTGATCGTGTATCGCAGGGAGAAAATCAAGAGGAAGAAGAAGGTTGTTTACTTCGCTAGGGCGACTAATCTTGACCTACCGAAGAAGGAGGTGTTGAGGTTGTACAATAAGGTAAGGAGTCCCATAGAGACCTCTTACAGGAACATCAAGGCTTTCCTTCCCTTCACCAGTTCCACTAAGTTCGTCTTCCGCACGTTGATCTTCGTGCTGGCCATGGTTTTCTACTCCTTGTACACCATATTTAAGGGTGTGGTGAGGAGGGAAGAGTTCAGATTATTGCTTATCCTTTTGTTTCCTGGTGATTTATTCAATCTGGAAAATTTTCTATTTAAACTAATAAATATGCTTATTAATGTAATAGATTTATTTTTAGGGAGGTGATTTTGGGTCTACCGTGGAAGGGCGATGGTTCCCTCCCAGAGGGCTCATCGTTCCCACCATCGGTTCGGGTTTACATCCCTCATCTGGTGGGCAGTCGGGTGGCCCAGAGAACCACCCCCACAAAAGACGGGACTTTCATTGCGAGGCTCTAGTCCCTTAAAGGAATGAGATACTAGCTGCTCCTCCCACAGTCCCATTAAGCCCTCGATCGAGCTGGGGAGGAGCGTCATTAGCATCACTAAGAAAAATTCCACCAAAGAAGTATTTAAGCTTTATAAGGGGGCTATCCATCCCCGCCATTGCGAGGCTTTCCGCCCCCTTAACCCCCATTTTTGTAATCTCCTCCCTCCTCACAGCATAGTTCACCACAATTTTACCTAAGTTTGTCTCATAACGCCTAATCTCCTTCAACTTAAAACCCTCAAATACCGTAACTGATACATTGTTCTCATTAACATCGATTGAAATATAGTTACCATCCCTTGTAGTTACTTCAACCTTTTTGTCTTTAAGGCATGTGTAAATTTGCTTCATATTGTCAATCTAATGATGAGATCCCTTTCTTTATCTCATATAATATTATTTTGTATAGTATATACTACTTTAAAAAAAGAAACTTCTAACATTTATTGCTAACTAACTTTATAAACTTATAATGAGATATAGTTAATGATGATGGATTATGGCTCAAGTTACAGTAGAGGAAACCCAAAAGTTCCTTCCCATACTTAGAATAACATTAGGATTTATGTTCTTCTCAGCCTTCGTTAGAAGAGCTATTAATGTACCAGCTAAACTAGATCCAAATAGTAGCGCATATATAGGAGGAAAATTGATAACGTTCCTTCCTCACGCATGGGCTCCAATTAAGGGAATGTTAGAAAACATTCTGTTAAACCCCAGCTTACTCTACGAGTTTATAATATTATTTACAGCATTGGAAGCTATTTTCGGGTTGTTCATGATATTAGGATTACTAACGAGATTGTCAGGACTCGTACTAGCCGGATTAGCCTGGGGAATAGGTTTAGCTGCTGGATGGTTAGGTTCGACTTGCGTTGATGAATGGCAAATAGCTGCAGTTGAGGGTGCGGCTGCGTTCATGTTTGTCTTCACCGGGAGTAGATGGCTTTCAGTTGATTACTTGTTAGCTAAAAGGTCAAAGGGAATAAGGATTGGTAAATATCACATACCCCTATGGTGATGAAGGATGAACGGCAAGGTTGTAACAATAATTGCAATTATTATGATACTATTTAGTACTGGAGTTACACTAGGATTATACCAGATAAACTTTCAAGGACTTGGAAATTTAACCAACTATTCTAAAACTCCAGCCTACTCTCTTGTGGGTACTAGATTATACGAAAATGGCACATTGTTCCTACAAGTAGCTAGGACTGCTGGTCCAGATACCTATGGTGGTTTCATAGTGTTAGTCCAGCTCCTATATCCTAACGGTACAGTATTATATCAATGGACTGGTCAGCAACTAGGTATGTTACCAAGCAGTAATATAAAGAACGAGTTCCCTCTACATCCATCTAAGCCAATTAAGATAGGGAATTATGGTGTTGGTATAGAAGTACCGTTGGGGCAAAATTCTACGGTAATCTTGCAATTGCCTCATCCAATATCACCAGGAACTTATATTATAAAAGTGTGGGATGCTGATGGACAGTCAGCGGCATATGGGAGTAAGTTTCAGATTATTGTAAAGGTAGGTTCTTAGCAAACTAATTATTTTTCTCTCTTTCCCTCTTTTTCTATTAATTTTAAATAATTAAGTCTCATATTATTTGGTAATGAAAGTAGGAGATGCGTTATTTAAGCTAATAAATGAGATAGGAATTAAACAAATATTTGGAAATCCTGGTACCACAGAGCTCAACTTCCTAAAACATATGCCGAAGGATTTCAACTACTATCTAGCACTTCAAGATGGAATTGCAGTGGGAATGGCTGAGGGCTATTACTTGGCAACGAGAAAACCACAGGTAGTTAATTTGCATTCCTCCCCAGGACTTACCAACGCCATGGGCTTCTTATATGAAGCTCTTGTTAGCAGAACTCCCCTTATTGCATTAGTTGGACAACAATATTCAGACAAGTTAATAGACGAA includes:
- a CDS encoding DEAD/DEAH box helicase; this encodes MSLEDFNKLVREKLGFETYPYQKHISEEIEKNLDTKRFIIVSMPTGSGKTLIELSVAHYLSSKVSNNIIVLEPTRLLCDQMYHRFWKRVFGNDVGVEYEGNCESFEQGRKIVVSTPFTTAKCLDRADAIIIDEVHHAFGDARYEETLVNLEPRFLIGFTALLPSYKKYLIDSRLVKSLGQPEYLAYDFKSLSKIDPSFKLPKAIADIFDSEFNNLEDSLYEAFFKGLIKGNKETVKFLELTFYTYGKEAFCESYRRLIGKVEESPYIDSICDSKDLSHKARALRSVLNIYRVEEFKPVLIFTSRKSTAYEFERAISDLGKVKVITGDSSRYERLKVVQNLRRGEIDVLISTIVGEEGIDIPEAKLLIMTDVPQSALRFYQRLGRLIRGKEKDEGESSIKYLVVTLTPKTSEYDNLDDALRNLYLEGVDVSYLIEKREDKGPVARVVDIISKSGGQVLINQIDDTKKRSSLSLLSLLESNEGKSHIDEYVDRTLRDGKALYYYDDEIMGKIVSQVLLGSYCNIGFGETYMKLCNSEYKKIGEILLRKKGSIKLDKKSSLRPFMKLFLSSNLSEIMKELSEKKSEYEKELEGREFSVEVHVSKIGNGLLAQILISATVDSVTVNPKIQINYYDLKDEKLVKLNSLIIAYSSLINFYKLTFTGNGKVNSK
- a CDS encoding DMT family transporter, which gives rise to MQRTTISFLRWIIPLSLFWGFAFPLTKIIAYSASPMIISAFRVGIAAIFFLVVGKGLSVGKKQFVNGLLNFAFFLILINLGIGLSPNPGLVAVMIYTQPIFVLIIERLLGYKITPKGIIGVVLGVIGVISSATLSFNIGLVFGLLAGILWAVGTIYYSRNLAKENIAKLNAFMALTSVPIVLAFTPIDYYFKFSLITLSLLLLLAIIAQILGFYFWFNGVKELGTVYASTGSLLVPVMAYVTSFAVLGVIPTLSQIIGSVITLFGVYLTITSKS
- a CDS encoding AAA family ATPase; the encoded protein is MFDIRRRECNEIRNLKGWRLIYGRRKVGKTYLAKKCLNFDEYYLISRTLSIIHENNELSLNEGVDKILWSLKEGKIVILDEFQRLPEKYLDLLSTVYPKGTLILLASSLGVINKVIGSNSPFLGQVVPYKMGIIRYSDALASVKDPYKALLFRDPWIIEHANDWEDIKKNSLSFYYITKGLIGEIFQEEDRKLTQIYEAILLEVAEGMWNSSMISAKLQSRMDINPSKASSYLDTLFKMGLIKKIKIYKGGKGNEWYYDLDSPIMSVTFYAEAKYKVSEGAKSEVDLTYPISKEIQFSIGEMLAEYYNAELAYTPQGDIDVVLLKKGKPFIAYEVKNRFTQNEAKRAIERIKDLGIPRAGLVGILEEPLKSEDSIGPDRLIEIAKEIEKIKYE
- a CDS encoding ISH3 family transposase; amino-acid sequence: MITPCLPHQNNIQQIGYKLLSMLDFQGKKAENVEKTLVSACLWNDSIENKSSAYNVSPQTVRNYAEEQGVEVVEKLLEQVRKISLDTLKGEKEIDISIDWTTKTWYGKPVEGLGSSEKGNSWNYATATTKHDGKVLLLAFVTHVNGMTKDDIVKILVEQVVAMGFKIRLIALDAGFYTVDVLNFISQFNYIIGVPVGDVKVYEEFDGEYMTNSKRHRRDEQVKFRLIVYRREKIKRKKKVVYFARATNLDLPKKEVLRLYNKVRSPIETSYRNIKAFLPFTSSTKFVFRTLIFVLAMVFYSLYTIFKGVVRREEFRLLLILLFPGDLFNLENFLFKLINMLINVIDLFLGR
- a CDS encoding DoxD domain-containing protein, producing the protein MAQVTVEETQKFLPILRITLGFMFFSAFVRRAINVPAKLDPNSSAYIGGKLITFLPHAWAPIKGMLENILLNPSLLYEFIILFTALEAIFGLFMILGLLTRLSGLVLAGLAWGIGLAAGWLGSTCVDEWQIAAVEGAAAFMFVFTGSRWLSVDYLLAKRSKGIRIGKYHIPLW
- a CDS encoding TQO small subunit DoxA domain-containing protein — translated: MNGKVVTIIAIIMILFSTGVTLGLYQINFQGLGNLTNYSKTPAYSLVGTRLYENGTLFLQVARTAGPDTYGGFIVLVQLLYPNGTVLYQWTGQQLGMLPSSNIKNEFPLHPSKPIKIGNYGVGIEVPLGQNSTVILQLPHPISPGTYIIKVWDADGQSAAYGSKFQIIVKVGS